Part of the Sulfitobacter donghicola DSW-25 = KCTC 12864 = JCM 14565 genome, CATGAGGCGCGGGTCGCTGTGGTGCCTTATGGCGGGGGGACGGGGCTGGTCGGGGGGCAGGTTATGCCCGATGGGCCAACTCCTTTGATCCTCTCGCTGGAGCGCATGAATAAGATCAGCGCGATCTATCCAGAGGAAAATGTCTTGGTCGCGCAGGCTGGTGCCATTCTGGCGGATATTCAGACCGCCGCCGAAACAGCAGACCGGCTGTTCCCGCTGTCGCTCGCCGCTGAGGGAACAGCCCGCATCGGAGGGAACCTCGCCACGAATGCAGGGGGGACAGGTGTTTTGCGCTATGGCAATGCGCGCGACCTCTGCCTTGGGCTTGAGGCGGTTTTACCAAATGGCGAAATCTGGAACGGGCTGACACGCCTGCGCAAGAACAATACAGGATATGATCTGCGACACCTGTTGATTGGTGCCGAGGGGACGTTGGGGGTGATCACGGCCGCTACGCTCAAGCTGTTCGCCCGTCCTGCGGTCACTGGCACGGCTTTGCTGGTTGTGGATAGCCCCGCGGCGGCGCTGGCTTTGCTGGGCATGGCGCGCAGCCTTTTTGGCGAGATGGTCAGCGCGTTTGAACTGATCCACAAGCAGGGGTTTGAGTTTCTGAGCGAGACCATGCCAGAGGTGCGCCAGCCCTTTGATACGCCACCAGAATGGAGCGTGCTGATCGAGCTGGGTTTGGCCAAAGGGATGGACCCGCAAGCGGGGCTGGAAACATTGTTTGAACAGGCGGCTGAGGCGGAATTGGTCACGGACGGTGTGATCGCGCAATCCTCTGCGCAGGCGGCTCGTTTCTGGACCATCCGCGAAAGCATCCCCGAAGCGAACAAACGGATCGGGTCAATCTCTAGCCACGATATATCGGTCCCGCTGGGCGCGATCCCGACCTTCATCGCGCAGGCGGGAGAGACCTTGGCACGGATGGGGGAGTTCAGGATCAACTGTTTTGGACATGTCGGCGACGGGAACCTGCACTATAACGTGTTTGCGCAGGCTGGGCGCAGCAGATCCGACCACGACAGCCAACGAGACGAGATCAAATCAGCGGTGCATGAACTGGTGGATTCCCTTGGCGGCTCTATCTCGGCTGAACATGGGGTCGGGCGGTTCAAGGTGTCCGACCTTGAGCGGTTTGCCGACCCCGCCAAGATGGGCGCGATGCGGGCCATCAAAGCAGGGTTAGACCCTCACGGCATCATGAACCCTGGTGCTGTGCTGCGTTAAAGCCCGTCAAACTCGCATAGAATTTGAACATCCATCCCCATAGCTTCCAATCGCTTGCGCCCCCCAAGGGCGGGAAGGTCGATGATAAAGCTGGTCGAGATGATTTCCGCGCCGAGCCGCTCTAGCAGTTTGATGCCTGCTTCGGCAGTGCCCCCCGTGGCAAGAAGGTCGTCGACCACCAAAACCTTTTCACCAGCTTGAATGGCGTCATCGTGGATTTCCATCGTCGCCTCGCCGTATTCCAGTTTGTAATCCTGTTGTAAGGTCTTACCAGGTAGCTTGCCTTTTTTGCGGATCGGCACAAAGCCCACGCTTAGCTGGTGGGCAATTGCGCCGCCCATGATAAAACCACGTGCCTCTAGGCCAACGACCTTGTCGATGCGGGTCCCTGCGTAGGGGTGGAGCATCTGATCAATCGCCATGCGAAACCCGCGCGGGTCCGAGAATAGGGTTGTCACGTCGCGAAACATAATCCCTTCGTGGGGGAAGTCGGGGATGGTGCGAATGTAGTCTCTGACGTTTTTCATGATGTGCTCCGGCGCAAAGTTGCGGTTAGGACACCCATCGCGATGAGGGCTCCGCCACCCGCGCGCGTGATCCATACGATAATGTTGGGCCGCGAAATGACACGGCGCAAACGATCTGCTGCCAGCGCATAGGCTAACGCGTTAAGGGCTGCAAGGGTGACGAAGGTGGCGATCAGGATCGTGAACTGAGGCAGCAGCGCTGCATCCGGGCGAATAAACTGCGGTACAAAAGCGATGAAGAACGCGATGCTTTTGGGGTTCAGCGCGGTCACCGCTGCGGTGTGGCCAAAAACCCGTGACGCGGTGATGTCATCGGCCTGTGGCATGTCTAGCCCGCTGGTAGGGGCCGAGCGGATCAGTTTGACGCCTAGATAAATCAAATAGGCCGCCCCGACCCATTTCAACGCGGTGAACAAGGTAGCCGAGGCCAACACCAGCGCGCCCAGCCCCGCCAATGAGGCCGACATCGCCGCCAGATCCCCCAAAGCAACACCCGCAGCCGAAGCAACCGCCACCGAGCGCCCTTTGGACAGGGCATAGCTAAGCACTAATAAAACTGTGGGGCCAGGGATCAGAAGCAGCGCCAGAGAGGCCGCTGCAAAGGTGAGCCAAAGATCAAAGGACATAGGGAAACTTTCAGTGAGGGGGGTAGTGGCGGATCAGCGCAAGTTTGTCTTGTTCGCCAAGGGTTTTCAAGCTGTTGTCAGCGTTCTGCGAGAAGATTGATCTGCTTTGATAATATGGGTTTTCGATATCGGTGAGCAGGCCCAAAGCTTGGGTGATTTCCTCTAGCATAACGGATTCATATTGCCGGATGGTCATGGTGCGCGACAGGGCGATTGAGGCGCCAATAATCCTGCTGCCCTCCACATCCAGCGCGGTAATTGCATTGGCCATTCGAAGCCCGTGCAACAGGTGGTCTGGCCCAAGGTTGATCGTCTCGCTTCGGGCCACATCCAATAGATGAATGGCGATGTCTGGGTCGTCTGCTGTTTGCCGCAATGAAACCCCCATATCCACAGCGTTGAGGTGCTGCAACGCGCGCACCACTGCGGCCTCGGCGCGTTTAATTTTGCCGCCTAGAAAAGGCTTGTCGCGCTGGACAATGCCAACAGTGATCTCGCGCGATTGCCAATGGTAGAAGGGTTTTGCGCAGGGTTGATCCTGCGGGGCTGCGCAAGCGACGAGCCTGTAAAACGCCTCCTGCGTGAGGGGGCCGTCACTGATAACTGCATCCTGCGCCGCCAATGGAAAGGCAGCGCAGCATAGGGCCGCAGCGAGGCGGCGCGCGGTCAGAGGACCCGCCCTGCAACAGCGTCTAGTTTTGCCACCAGCGCGGGATCGCGTGCATCTGGCTGGGTCATCACAGCGAATTCTAGCGCGCGGTCGCAGCCATGGGGACAGGGCGCGCGCTCAGCGCCCAACAGGGCGGGAAGACGGGCGACCAGATCGCGTGCGTTGGCGGCGTTGCCCTGTAATGTTTTAATGATTTCAGTGACATCGACCTCGCCGTGGTCAGGGTGCCAGCTGTCGTAATCGGTGATCATCGCGACGGAGGCATAGCAGAGCTCCGCCTCGCGGGCGAGCTTGGCCTCGGGCATATTGGTCATGCCGATCACATCCGCGCCCCAGCTGTTGCGGTACATTTTGCTTTCGGCGAGAGTGGAAAACTGCGGGCCTTCCATGGCCAGATAGGTGCCGCCACGGTGCACGTTCACCCCCGCCGCGCGGGCGGCGGTTTCGCAGGCATCCGACAGGCGCGGGCAGGTGGGGTGGGCGACGCTCACATGGGCCACACAGCCTGTGCCAAAGAAGGATTTTTCGCGCGCAAATGTGCGGTCAATGAACTGATCTACAACAACAAAATCACCGGGCGCCATTTCTTCGCGAAAGGACCCACAGGCGGAAACCGAGATCACATCAGTGCAGCCTAGACGTTTGAGCGCGTCGATATTGGCGCGGTAGGGCACGGTGGTGGGCGTGTGCACATGGCCGCGTCCGTGGCGCGGCAAAAAGGCCATCTCGATCCCCTCTAGCGTGCCTGTCAGGATCGCATCAGAAGGCGCCCCCCAAGGCGTTTCCACAGTGGTCCATTCAGCGCCTTCAAGACCCTCAATATCATAAATGCCAGAGCCGCCGATTACAGCGATTTTCGTCGAAGTCATGGGATGTCCTTTTGTCGAGCCTGACCCAAAGGTGGCGCGCAGGGGGGCGGAATGCAACCACACATTTGCGTGGGATTAGGGTGTCACATGTTGTGCACCGACTGTGCACCGCGCGTACACGGGCAAGTGCACAGGTAAGTGCATAGGCGGGTTTTAGTTTTCAGGGCCGAGGACACCCGTGATGTTCGGAGTTTTTGAAAAAACTCGGCTGGCCGCGAGAGATTTTGCTGTCGTTCATCGCTTCGCGAGACATGACCGCCCGCAGCCCTAAGCGGATTTGGTAAATTTACATATTAGGCTGAACGCGACCTTTCGGGGAACACCTGAAAATGTTGCATGATGCACGAATGGCCGGTTCGGCAAAGCCGCGCTGCGGCGTGGCCTGTTTCAGTCAAGGTAGTGTTTGGGCCGCTTGCATCAACGGAAAAGTTATCAACTTTGCATTGTGCTTCGGACAGGAAATCCTAACCTCCAAAAAAGAAAAAAGGAGCCGTTCGAATGCCCAAGGCTATTTTGTATCGCATGGACCTACCGAACTATACATGTGGGTATGGGACGGCGGCCCGTGATCTATTGCGACAACAAAACTATGACATTGAAGAGCACATCTTGCGAACACGGCGGGAAACCGATGCGTTCAAAGACAAGCACCACATCACAACGACGCCTCTCATCTTCATTGATGGGGCAAAGATTGGTGGCTTCACCGATCTAAAGAAACATCTCAAGGCTAAAAAGCCGAATACAAAGCGCTTTTGGAAACGCTGATTTGAGGTGGCCAATGTCCGCTGTGCGGGCTGCGCCTGCAGAATTTTGAGCGGCTATTGAACGGCGGCTCTGGGCCGTTCATGCGGCATTCCAAAGGCCCCTTCCTACACTAAGCAACCGCTTTGCTCTTTCCTGCTCCGTTACGAGAGTTGGTGTAACTTTATGATGCTCAGGGATCGGATGCGCTCATTTTCCCGCCGTTTGCGTGTGGTGGGGATCACATTGTGCATCGGGACGCGTTTGGCCACAGGCGGGGTTTGCACTTTGGGGGTATTGTTGGTATCGGGCGGCAACGCGTTTTGACGCAGAACCCAAGCCTTATCATTGATCAGACAGGATGCCCTTATGGTGCGCTCGACATTTCGTAGTTTTACCCAAAGCTTAACGCCCAAAGACGTGACGGATTTGCGTTGGATGGGCGAGGACGGGTTCTCGGTTTCGCGTGTGCGGATTGAGCTTCTGTCGGGCCTTACCGTTGCTTTGGCTTTGGTGCCTGAGGCGGTTGCCTTTGCTTTTGTCGCTGGGGTTCACCCGTTGGTCGGGCTTTATGCGGCGTTTATGGTGGGTTTGATCACGGCGCTGATTGGCGGCCGTCCGGGGATGATTTCCGGTGCGACGGGGGCTTTGGCCGTTGTGATGGTGGCGTTGGTTGCTCAGCACGGGGTTGAGTATCTGTTTGCCACGGTGGTGTTGATGGGGCTGTTGCAGATTTTTGCGGGTGTCATGCAGTGGGGGAAGTTCATTCGCCTTGTGCCGCATCCAGTGATGTTGGGCTTTGTTAATGGTCTGGCGATTGTGATTTTCCTAGCCCAGATGGGGCAGTTCAAAGTGCCCGGCACAATGGTTGATACGGGCCATGGCATGTCGGGGGGCGAGTGGCTGTCTGGCACGCCGCTGTATCTGATGTTGGCGCTGGTTGCTGCGACAATGGCGATCATCTGGGTCATGCCGCGTATTACCAAGCTGGTTCCAGCGCCATTGGCGGGGATCGGGATTGTTGCGGCGGTTGTTATTTTCACGGGTATGGATGTGCCGCGCGTGGGGGATCTGGCCTCGATTCAGGGTGGTTTGCCGAGCTTCCACAACCCGTTTGGCACGGGTGAGGGGCTGTATGGTACTGCGCTTGCGCCGTTTAACCTTGAGACGCTTTATATCATTGCGCCTTATGCTGTTATTTTGGCGGCGATTGGTCTGATCGAAAGCTTGCTGACGCTGAACCTTGTGGGTGACATGACGAACAAGCGCGGCGGTGCCAGCCAAGAGTGTATCGCGCAGGGTGTTTCCAACACGGTGACGGGCTTTTTCGGCGGTATGGGCGGTTGCGCGATGATCGGCCAATCCATGATCAACGTGAAATCCGGTGGCCGCACGCGCGTGGCGGGGATCGCTGCTGCGGTGTTCTTGTTGTTGTTCATCGTGGTCGCCGCGCCGCTGATCGAGCTGATCCCGCTGGCTGCCTTGGTTGGTGTGATGTTCATGGTGGTGATCGGTACCTTTGCGTGGAACAGCCTGACGATCCTGCGCAAGGTACCTTTGACGGATGCCTTTGTGATTTTGCTGGTGACGGTTGTCACCGTTTACGAAGACCTTGCGGTTGCCGTTGTTGTCGGTGTGATCGTGAGCGCCTTGGCCTATGCGTGGAACAATGCGCGCCGCATTCACGCGACCAGCTACACCACGCCTGAGGGTGCCAAAGTGTATCAGGTTCAGGGGCCGCTGTTCTTTGGCTCTGCTGAGGGGTTCTCGGAATTGTTCAACGTTTCCGAAGATCCAGCAGTGGTGATTGTGGACTTCAAAGACAGCCGCATTGTGGATCAATCCGCCCTACAGGCGATCGAGGCGATGGCTGGTAAATACGAAGAAGCTGGCAAGCGGTTAGAACTGCGGCACCTGACCCGCGATTGCCATGCGCTGCTGACCAAAGCGGGCCACCTGATGATCGATAGTGATGATGATCCTGATTATCAGGTCGCGGTGGACTATCAGGTCCGCACGGGCGTCTTGGGCAGCCACTAAATTCTGAATACTCATCGCGCGCCTGTTTGGCGCGCGATGTCGTTTTGGGGGCGGTGATTGGATCAATCGTCTGGGCGGATGATCTCGAACACTTCGCGGACGGCGGAATAATCACGATACCCCAGTCGGCTAAGCGGGTTATAGCGCGACACATCGAAACGGCCCTCTACAATGCAATCGTCGCGCATGTGCACGCCGATTACCTCGCCAAAACAGACAAAGTTGGTTTCGCCTTCGATCTGGATGATTTGCGTCATGCGGCATTCGAGGGATGCAGGTGCACTGGCAACGCGCGCGCAATTGATGGCGTCGCATTCGGCCTTTTCGATGCCTGCATGGGCGAATTCATCGCTGCCATGGGGCAGGGTGGCAGAGGATTTATTCATCGCATCGGCGGCGGCATATTCAACCACGTTCACGCAGAATACGCCTGTTTCGCGGATGTTGGCCATACTGTCTTTGGTGCCGTCCACATCGTCTTTGACGCCAGTAGAGGCAAACATCACCTGCGGGGGAACATAGGCGACACCGTTGAAAAACGAATAGGGCGCAAGGTTGTCGCGGCCCTGAGCATCGCGGGTGGAAATCCAGCCGATGGGGCGTGGGGTAACGATGGCGTTGAAGGGATTATGGGGCAGGCTGTGGCCTTCTGCCGGACGATAGAACATGAATTGCCTTTCTGATGTGATTGAAACCAGAGCTAGCCCCGTGATAGGCCGCTGACCAGTGGAAAACCGACGGAGCCGATCCCAAAGTGTACGACCTGATCGCAGAAACGCCAGACGACCTTTGGGAAGTGGAGGCCTTGTACGACACCTGCTTTGCGCCGGGCCGTACGGCGCTGTCGTCTTATCGCCTGCGCGATGGTGTGGCCCCTGTTGCGGGGCTGAGCCTTGTGGCGCGGGATGATCTGGGCATTCTGGCAGGCGCAATCCGGTTTTGGCCTGTTGAGGTGGGCGGGCATGCCTGTCTGTTGCTGGGGCCAGTGGCGGTGCACCCCACCCGTCAGGGTGAGGGGCTGGGCGCGCTGTTGATCGAAACCTCGCTAGAACGCGCGGGGCCGCAAGGCTGGGACCGGGTGATGCTGGTTGGCGATGCCCCTTATTACGGGCGCTACGGGTTTGAGCGGCTAGACGGTGTTTTGATGCCTCCACCCACCAACCCAGAGCGGGTTTTGGGGCGTGCCCTGAGGGAGGGCGCATGGGCTGGCATAACGGGCGAAGTCACCCGCGCCCGTTGAAAATCACGGTTGGATTGCCCACATTATCCCCAAAGGGAGAGAAGAATGAGCAAGGACGACCTGCCGATCAAACTGGATGTAGATGCCGAGCTGGAAAAGATCGCGCGGCGCTATAAGGCCGCGAGCGGTGTGGGGATCAATGTTCTGAACCTTATTGGCGGGCAGGCGGAAAACCTGTTGGATCGTTTGCCAGCCAGCGTGCGCAAGCAGCTGGAGGGCGCAACGGTAAAGGCGCTAGACCACGCTATGACCGCAGCCAGCAAAAGCCGCGAAAGGGTGCCCGATCAGGCCTCGTGGCTGAACACGGCGGTGTCGGCGGCGATGGGGGCGGCGGGCGGCGCGGGCGGTTTACCAACCGCATTGGCCGAGCTGCCTGTCACCACCACGCTGTTGTTGCGGGTGATCGAAGGGGTCGCGGTAGAGCACGGGTTTGACCCGAAATCGGAATCGGTTCGCTTTGACTGTGTTCAGGTTTTTTCGGCCGCAGGGCCATTGGCGAATGATGACGGATCTGACCTTGCCTTTTTGACCACGCGGTTGGCGCTATCGGGCAAGGCTGTTCAGGCTGTCATTCACAAAGTGGCTCCGCGATTGGCGGTGGTGATGGGGCAAAAGCTGGCGGCGCAAACCGTGCCCGTTTTAGGTGCGGTGGCAGGTGCTGCGACGAATTACGCCTATACAAGCTATTATCAGGAAATGGCCCATGTTCATTTTGCCCTGCGCAAACTGGCGATCGAGGCTGACATCGCCCCCGAAGAGCTGAACAAGCGCCTTGCCGTCAGGATGAAGAGCCTCGCGCCGGTCTAGGCTCAGCGTCCTATGCTGGAGGGGGCGACGGTGGTGGCCTTTAGGACGGCAAAGATCTCGGCGCCTTTGGTGAGGTTTAGGGCGCTCACCGCGCGGCGGGTGACGCGCGCCAAAAGCCTGTCCTCGCCTGCCAGCAGTGAAACCGCAGCACCAGGGCCATCGCCCATGCGGATATCTTGAACGGTTACGGGCAGGATGTTCAGGGCGCTTAGGTCTGTTGGCCGTGTGCGCGACAGCATGATGTCTTGGGCCAGAATGCGCAGGCGGACCCGCGTGCCGACGCTGGCCTTTACACCGGGGAGGTCTAATGTGCCGCCGCTGATCGCCAGTTGGGACAGCCCGTCGTTGGCGTGGCTGAGGACGGTTGCCTCGATCACGGCACCTGCTTCGCGCACCCCTAGCAGCGGAACCACAGCAGGGTCACCCATGACCTCGGTGAGGGAGCCTTGGGCGGCGATTTTTCCGCCTTTGATCAGGGCAAGCGTATCGGCAAGGCGGGTGATTTCCTCCAAGGCGTGGCTGACATAGAGGATGGGCAAGCCGAGAGGGCCGTCGCGCAAATGCTCTAGGTAGGGGAGGATTTCCTGTTTGCGGGCGCTATCAAGGCTGGCCAATGGTTCATCCATGAGCAGCATCCGTGGCCCGCTGAGCAGTGCACGCCCAAGGGCAACGCGCTGCTTTTCGCCCCCCGATAGGGTGTTGGGGGCGCGTGACAGAAGGCTGGCAAGGCCCAGCAGGTCAATCACTTCGTCGCGGTTGACCTTGGTTCCTTTCGGGGCATAGCGGGTGCCAAAATCCAGATTTTGTGAAACGTCCAGATGGGGGAACAGGCGGGCATCCTGAAACACGGTGCCAAAGCGGCGTTTATGGGCGGGCACGTGGAGGCCACTTTTGGTGTCCATCAGGACTTGGCCGTCTACCTCAAGATATCCGCTATCGGGGTGCAACAGGCCCGCAACGGCGTTGATGACGGTGCTTTTCCCAGCGCCTGAGTGTCCAAACAGGGCGGTCACACCCGTGCCAGCCTCTAGGGATAGATCAAGGGTAAAGCCGTTGAACTGGTGTTTGAGCGCAAGCTTCATTTTGCCCCTCCGATCCGATCCGCAACACGGCGGGAAAGGGCTTCGGAGAGAAACACGGCGCCAAGGGCAACGGCGCAGGACAGCAGCGCCATCGCGGCGGCGGCCCCTTCGCCACCAGGGATTTGAAGCGCGGTCCAGATGGCAACGGGCAGGGTTTGGGTTTGACCGGGAATATTGGCGACAAAGGTGATGGTGGCGCCGAATTCGCCCATGGCTTTGGCAAAGCCCATGACCGCCCCTGCAAGAATGCCAGGTGTGATGAGGGGGAGGGTCACGCGCGCAAAGACGTTGGCGCGCGATGCCCCTAGGGTTGCGGCGGCCTCTTCCAGCTTTGGATCAACGGCTTGGATGGCGAGGCGCATGGCCCGCACCATCAAGGGAAAGCCCATGACAATCGCGGCCAGAACCGCGCCTGTCCATTTAAAGGCCAGCGCGATGCCGATGCTTTCCAGCGCGCTGCCAACGGGTGCGGCGGGTGAAAACAAAGAGAGCAGGATATAGCCCGTTACAACAGGCGGCAGGACCAGTGGTAGATGCACAAGGGCGTTCAACAGGGATTTGCCCCAGAACTCTTTGCGGGCCAAAACCCATGCGATCCAAAGGGCCAAGGGCACGGCGATCAGGGTCGCCCAGACAGCGACCCAAAGCGACAGGCGGAAGGCCTCCCATGCGACGGCATCCAGCGTCATTGGCTAAATCCGTGTTTTGCAAATGCGCTTTGGGAGGCGGGGCTTAGCAGGTGCTGAACAAAGGGTTGCCCTGCATCGGTGAGCGCGGCTGCGGGATAGCGGATCGCGGAATGGGCATCGGAAGGTATGGGATAGATGGTTTTTACCCGTGGGTCTGCTTGGGCATCGGAGGCATAGACAATGCCAAGGGGCGCAGCCCCCATGGCAACCAGCGCAAGAGCGGCGCGCACATTATCCGTTTCGGCCAAAGAGCCGGCAAGGGCATCCCACGCGCCGATATGTTGCAACCATTCGCGGGCGTAGTTTCCTGCGGGAACGCCATCGCGCTGGCCCATGGCAAGGCGACCGCCCTCTAGCGCCGCCATTAGGATGGTTGCGTCAGGGGCTGGCAGGGGGGCGGCATCCTTTTGGGAGATGAGGACAAGCCTGCCTGTTGCGATTTCGGGTTGGATATCGCCGTCGATTTGGTCGCGCTCTTTGAGCCAGCTCATCCAGTCGCTATGGGCGAGGACGGCCGCGTCTGCGGGGGCGCCTGCGGCGATTTGCCGTGCCAGTTTACCTGATCCTGCAAAGGAAAACGTAACAGTATCGGGGTAGCTTTGGGCGATCTCGCTCAGCACGTTGCGCAATGAAGCTGCCGCAAAGACGGTAATCGGCTCTGCGCGGGCTGGTTGGGCAAGAAAAGCCGCTGAAATGATGAAGGCAAAGAGGTATCGCATATGGTGCAGACTATCCGCCAAGCAGAGCAGGCCTGCAAGGGGCAGCCGCATGGGTGGCCTTGGGCCTGAAATCACGTTAGGACGTCCCTGTTACAAGGTTAAGGGCGGGGGTTTCCGCATCATGGGCAATCAATTACCGATTTCTTTACACGGTGGCGCAAAGGATAGCGCGCGCACGCAATTCGGTGCGCTTTGTTGGCGGCGCAAAGCGGGCAAGGTGCAGATACTGCTGATTACATCGCGCCGCCGCAAGCGGTGGATCGTGCCCAAGGGCTGGCCGATGGAGGGGAAGACCCCTGCGGCTTGTGCGTTGATCGAGGCATGGGAAGAGGCGGGTGTTGTTGGCAAGGCCAGCGATGATTGCATCGGCGTTTATTCTTATGAACGGCTGCGCGAAGGCGAAGAGACCATTCCCTGTCTTGCGATGCTATATCCGGTCAAGGTCAAGAAACTAAGGTCTAAATTCCCAGAGGTGCGCGACCGTCGCCGCAAATGGGTGTCGCGTAAGAAGGCGGCGAAGATGGTGCAGCACAAGGAGCTGGGAAAGCTGATCACGGGTTTTACCCCTCCGAAAAAATCTGCCTCTGCTTGACCGAGGCGGGGCTGATGCCCCATCCTGAGGTATGAATTCTAGAAAAGACCCAAGCCAATGATCCGTTACGCGTTGAAATGTTCAGAAGGTCATGTGTTTGAAAGCTGGTTTCAATCAGCTTCGGCTTTTGACGTTTTGGAAAAGGCGGGGCACCTTAGCTGCGCTGTTTGTGGTGTGTCGGATGTGAAAAAATCGCTGATGGCGCCGCAAGTTGTTGCGGATAAAGACAAAGACAAAGCGCCTGAGCCGCTGGCGGCAGAACCTGCGGATCAGGCCGATCCGATCGCTGAAATGCGCCGTGCCGTGGAAGAAAACGCCACATATGTCGGGGGCAAGTTTGCGCAAAAAGCCCGTGATATGCACGAAGGCAGCGCCCCCGAAGAATCGATCTATGGCGAGGCAAATGCCCAAGAGGCGCGCGCGTTGATCGAGGATGGCGTGCCAGTGGTGCCCTTGCCGTTCAAGCCAAAGCAAAAATTACAGTAAGGCGTAAAGGATCGTAGGATGACGGTTGTGATTACAGGGGCAGGGCGCGGAATTGGCGCTAGCCTGGCAGCGCATTACCGTGCGCAGGGCCTTGATGTGGTCGGCACGGGGCGGTCGTTTGCGGCTGATGTTACGCTGGATGTGACCCACCCCAGTGGCCATCGCGAGATGGCCCAAAAGCTGGAGGGGCGGGCCATTGATCTGTTGGTCTGCAACGCGGGTGTCTATCTGGATAAAGGTGATGACATTGAAACGGGCTATGGCGCCGACCTTTGGGCGCAAAGCTTTGCCACGAATGTAACGGGTGTTTTCCTGAGCGTTCAGGCGTTGTTACCGCATTTGCGCCGTGCTGCGGCCCCTCGGGTTGCGATTATCTCATCGCAGATGGGATCGTCCGAACGCGCCCCCGGCGGCAGCTATATTTACCGCGCCTCAAAGGCGGCGGCGCTGAACCTTGGGCGCAATTTGGCGACGGATTTGAAATCCGAAGGAATCGCCGTGGGGATTTATCACCCGGGTTGGGTGCAGACCGACATGGGCGGTGGCGCCGCGGAAATAACTGTGGACGAAGCGGTAAGCGGGCTAACGGCACGATTTGAGGCGCTTTCCCTAGAAAATACCGGTTGTTTCGAGACATGGGACGGGCGGCCGCACCCCTACTGATCTTGCACCTGCGCCGCTGCTAGCGTAGAGCAGCGCGGAGTTATGACGACGAGGGTCTTATGCCAGTATTGGTAATGAAATTCGGTGGCACATCCGTTGCCACCTTGGACCGTATCCGCCGCGCGGCAAAACGTGTGGGTGTTGAGGTGGCCAAAGGCTATGACGTGATCGTCATTGTTTCGGCAATGTCGGGCAAAACCAATGAGTTGGTTGGCTGGGTCAATGAAACCTCTCCGCTGCATGATGCGCGTGAA contains:
- a CDS encoding GNAT family N-acetyltransferase, whose product is MYDLIAETPDDLWEVEALYDTCFAPGRTALSSYRLRDGVAPVAGLSLVARDDLGILAGAIRFWPVEVGGHACLLLGPVAVHPTRQGEGLGALLIETSLERAGPQGWDRVMLVGDAPYYGRYGFERLDGVLMPPPTNPERVLGRALREGAWAGITGEVTRAR
- a CDS encoding EcsC family protein, giving the protein MSKDDLPIKLDVDAELEKIARRYKAASGVGINVLNLIGGQAENLLDRLPASVRKQLEGATVKALDHAMTAASKSRERVPDQASWLNTAVSAAMGAAGGAGGLPTALAELPVTTTLLLRVIEGVAVEHGFDPKSESVRFDCVQVFSAAGPLANDDGSDLAFLTTRLALSGKAVQAVIHKVAPRLAVVMGQKLAAQTVPVLGAVAGAATNYAYTSYYQEMAHVHFALRKLAIEADIAPEELNKRLAVRMKSLAPV
- the modC gene encoding molybdenum ABC transporter ATP-binding protein, whose protein sequence is MKLALKHQFNGFTLDLSLEAGTGVTALFGHSGAGKSTVINAVAGLLHPDSGYLEVDGQVLMDTKSGLHVPAHKRRFGTVFQDARLFPHLDVSQNLDFGTRYAPKGTKVNRDEVIDLLGLASLLSRAPNTLSGGEKQRVALGRALLSGPRMLLMDEPLASLDSARKQEILPYLEHLRDGPLGLPILYVSHALEEITRLADTLALIKGGKIAAQGSLTEVMGDPAVVPLLGVREAGAVIEATVLSHANDGLSQLAISGGTLDLPGVKASVGTRVRLRILAQDIMLSRTRPTDLSALNILPVTVQDIRMGDGPGAAVSLLAGEDRLLARVTRRAVSALNLTKGAEIFAVLKATTVAPSSIGR
- the modB gene encoding molybdate ABC transporter permease subunit, coding for MTLDAVAWEAFRLSLWVAVWATLIAVPLALWIAWVLARKEFWGKSLLNALVHLPLVLPPVVTGYILLSLFSPAAPVGSALESIGIALAFKWTGAVLAAIVMGFPLMVRAMRLAIQAVDPKLEEAAATLGASRANVFARVTLPLITPGILAGAVMGFAKAMGEFGATITFVANIPGQTQTLPVAIWTALQIPGGEGAAAAMALLSCAVALGAVFLSEALSRRVADRIGGAK
- the modA gene encoding molybdate ABC transporter substrate-binding protein is translated as MRLPLAGLLCLADSLHHMRYLFAFIISAAFLAQPARAEPITVFAAASLRNVLSEIAQSYPDTVTFSFAGSGKLARQIAAGAPADAAVLAHSDWMSWLKERDQIDGDIQPEIATGRLVLISQKDAAPLPAPDATILMAALEGGRLAMGQRDGVPAGNYAREWLQHIGAWDALAGSLAETDNVRAALALVAMGAAPLGIVYASDAQADPRVKTIYPIPSDAHSAIRYPAAALTDAGQPFVQHLLSPASQSAFAKHGFSQ
- a CDS encoding NUDIX hydrolase, whose translation is MGGLGPEITLGRPCYKVKGGGFRIMGNQLPISLHGGAKDSARTQFGALCWRRKAGKVQILLITSRRRKRWIVPKGWPMEGKTPAACALIEAWEEAGVVGKASDDCIGVYSYERLREGEETIPCLAMLYPVKVKKLRSKFPEVRDRRRKWVSRKKAAKMVQHKELGKLITGFTPPKKSASA
- a CDS encoding DUF1178 family protein is translated as MIRYALKCSEGHVFESWFQSASAFDVLEKAGHLSCAVCGVSDVKKSLMAPQVVADKDKDKAPEPLAAEPADQADPIAEMRRAVEENATYVGGKFAQKARDMHEGSAPEESIYGEANAQEARALIEDGVPVVPLPFKPKQKLQ
- a CDS encoding SDR family NAD(P)-dependent oxidoreductase — encoded protein: MTVVITGAGRGIGASLAAHYRAQGLDVVGTGRSFAADVTLDVTHPSGHREMAQKLEGRAIDLLVCNAGVYLDKGDDIETGYGADLWAQSFATNVTGVFLSVQALLPHLRRAAAPRVAIISSQMGSSERAPGGSYIYRASKAAALNLGRNLATDLKSEGIAVGIYHPGWVQTDMGGGAAEITVDEAVSGLTARFEALSLENTGCFETWDGRPHPY